In Dyadobacter subterraneus, a single genomic region encodes these proteins:
- a CDS encoding TonB-dependent receptor plug domain-containing protein — MKLNIYILILLVLCISGQFLPVYGQDICGEFKIAEAQKKYSNGNFQEVFGLLDPCLKEGFTDLEKINAYKILSMTYLAIDSTEKATENIKQMLTMNPAYEPDLDLSVSVRFIAIVNQLKNAQERVVRVSSVSKKLEDINKAPATVMVLTGEEIRQRGYIDLEALFSDLPGFDVSRTYGSTYSNIYQRGYRSSNTERTLFMINGIEENDFWGNFVYWNRQFPISNVSRIEIVYGPASTMYGANAFLGVVNVITKQPGDFIKKDKKVGVSADMGYGAYKTKFADVTAAAKFKNVVFSLTSRGYYSNEQNLSKYNEYNFNPADYDKIDYKKIMSVTTGAAAFVTANKIQDGNPYYTVARDINGNVTAANLTDLGANAARNFDKAALQGNLNGSPIGYSNKLEHFYIKGSLKVSDFTLGFQNWQNIQGSLTYSNDNSRAGSANGNIWEPRQSLYYAIYEKEIIKDKLVIINTSQYRTTQINDHSRIVTIRNYSNKALTGASLLKNTAPFWRTQFYYQQSQQYRNELKMLYNPNSRLDIVGGLEVRQSVIQGDYKKITIDSTLRDDYYVSAEDLGKSDFDNVLGGNLFGQINIGAYAQGTYEVNKSLRLTLGERFDYSRIRRSGGYGAQFNPRVAVVYTPGKFVIKAIYARSFQDASSRDRYSTSAPTRLIANPNLKPEGANNYEISFNFSPVKNARLDVSVYHAIYKDIIEEISVPYNNGYTLQKNNTGKSYVTGVQAVFDYKISRNFSLYSNYTFTDAKKDSIAGGIVTDAITNKKLIVGDIARNHFNAGINGVFLNNDRLNVNLRFNYVSRRRVGQGTSVPANPQPNGFFPSFSLINTAITYKLTTAIQTQLIVNNVLNAQYSDPGIRSANGIEQAYRTPQKGINSMLRVILNF; from the coding sequence ATGAAATTGAATATTTACATTTTAATTCTTCTGGTGCTTTGCATATCCGGGCAGTTTTTGCCGGTATATGGACAGGATATTTGTGGGGAGTTCAAAATAGCCGAAGCGCAGAAAAAATATAGCAACGGGAATTTTCAGGAAGTTTTTGGCTTGCTGGATCCTTGTCTGAAAGAAGGATTTACTGATCTGGAAAAGATCAATGCTTATAAAATTCTTTCTATGACATATCTGGCCATTGACTCGACTGAAAAGGCTACGGAAAATATAAAACAAATGCTGACGATGAATCCTGCTTATGAGCCGGATCTGGATTTATCCGTTTCTGTGAGATTCATTGCGATTGTCAATCAGCTGAAAAATGCGCAGGAAAGAGTTGTCCGGGTGAGTTCCGTTTCTAAAAAACTGGAAGATATCAATAAAGCGCCTGCAACCGTAATGGTTCTTACCGGAGAGGAAATCAGGCAGCGTGGTTATATTGATCTGGAAGCTTTATTCAGCGATTTGCCAGGTTTTGATGTGTCAAGAACCTATGGATCAACCTATTCCAATATTTATCAGCGAGGTTATCGTTCCAGTAATACGGAAAGAACGCTGTTTATGATCAACGGTATTGAGGAAAACGATTTCTGGGGAAATTTTGTGTACTGGAACCGACAGTTTCCGATTTCAAATGTAAGCAGGATAGAAATAGTTTACGGTCCTGCATCCACCATGTATGGCGCCAACGCCTTTCTGGGAGTGGTCAATGTGATCACAAAACAGCCGGGTGATTTTATCAAAAAAGACAAAAAAGTGGGTGTTTCAGCGGATATGGGTTATGGGGCCTACAAAACAAAATTTGCTGATGTAACCGCGGCAGCAAAGTTTAAAAATGTTGTTTTCTCTCTTACTTCGAGAGGATATTATTCCAATGAGCAGAACTTATCAAAATACAATGAGTACAATTTCAATCCGGCGGATTACGACAAGATCGATTACAAAAAAATAATGAGCGTCACCACCGGCGCGGCTGCTTTTGTTACTGCAAACAAGATCCAGGATGGAAATCCTTATTATACCGTTGCCAGGGATATTAACGGAAATGTTACCGCGGCAAATCTCACAGATCTTGGAGCAAATGCAGCCAGAAACTTCGATAAAGCAGCTTTGCAGGGAAATTTAAATGGTAGTCCGATTGGCTACTCCAACAAATTGGAGCACTTTTATATCAAAGGAAGTCTGAAGGTCAGTGATTTTACACTGGGTTTTCAAAACTGGCAAAACATACAGGGCTCGCTAACGTATTCCAACGACAATTCCCGGGCAGGTTCTGCTAACGGCAATATCTGGGAGCCGCGGCAATCCCTGTATTATGCAATTTATGAGAAAGAGATTATCAAGGATAAACTTGTAATAATCAATACGTCCCAATACCGTACCACGCAGATCAATGACCATTCCAGAATTGTTACGATCCGTAATTATTCCAATAAAGCATTGACAGGCGCGAGTCTGCTGAAAAACACTGCACCATTCTGGCGCACCCAGTTTTATTACCAGCAATCACAGCAATACCGGAACGAATTGAAAATGCTTTATAACCCTAATTCCAGACTCGATATTGTCGGTGGGTTGGAAGTTCGTCAAAGTGTAATTCAGGGTGATTATAAAAAAATAACGATTGATTCCACACTGCGGGATGATTATTATGTAAGCGCAGAAGATCTTGGAAAAAGTGATTTTGATAATGTTTTGGGTGGAAATTTGTTTGGACAAATCAACATCGGAGCATATGCGCAGGGAACTTACGAAGTGAATAAATCTTTGCGTTTGACCCTGGGAGAGCGTTTTGATTACAGTCGTATACGCAGAAGCGGCGGTTATGGAGCACAGTTTAATCCGCGCGTTGCCGTTGTTTATACGCCCGGGAAATTTGTGATAAAAGCCATTTATGCAAGATCGTTCCAGGACGCTTCAAGCCGCGACCGATACTCAACTTCCGCACCTACCAGATTAATCGCCAACCCAAATCTAAAACCCGAAGGAGCCAATAACTATGAGATCTCTTTCAATTTCAGTCCCGTAAAAAATGCCAGACTGGACGTGAGTGTTTATCACGCCATTTACAAAGACATCATTGAAGAAATTTCAGTGCCGTATAATAACGGCTACACGCTGCAAAAAAATAATACAGGGAAATCTTATGTGACTGGTGTTCAGGCTGTTTTTGATTATAAGATTTCCAGAAATTTCAGTTTGTACAGTAATTATACTTTTACAGATGCCAAAAAAGATTCTATCGCCGGAGGTATTGTTACGGACGCCATTACCAATAAAAAACTGATCGTAGGTGATATTGCCCGCAATCATTTCAACGCCGGAATCAATGGCGTTTTCCTGAATAACGACAGGCTGAATGTTAACCTGCGATTTAATTATGTTTCGAGAAGAAGAGTTGGACAGGGCACTTCTGTTCCTGCAAATCCACAGCCAAACGGCTTCTTTCCGTCTTTTAGCCTGATCAATACTGCGATTACTTACAAACTGACAACGGCAATTCAGACTCAACTAATTGTAAATAATGTCCTGAACGCCCAGTATTCCGATCCGGGAATCCGAAGCGCTAATGGCATAGAACAGGCTTACCGAACTCCTCAAAAGGGCATCAATTCAATGCTCCGCGTTATTCTCAATTTTTAA
- a CDS encoding nSTAND1 domain-containing NTPase has translation MVDITTLSNPFPGLRSYEYEDHALFFGRDSHIKELRQKLLGSGFLALIGSSGSGKSSLIKAGLIPSLEKSIEENEAWTVVVFKPGAHPVRNLVGALHAQLRKMAITDFSEDFSETELPLNAAEEVILKLVSALGGNKLLLVIDQFEEVFRYEMAVGGDREIRAEASVFIEIILTLINPDHALAYAAITMRSDYLDHCTDFKGLTEAINLGYYLLPKMTRKEVKEVIVKPIETSGATISPELVETLLSEIDNNPDSLPILQHALLRTWNKWNATQPVSVPISTTEYEAIGTMKNSITVHAEEIYNQKLDDRRKNAAEKLFKTLIVLGANDAPTLRPTPLKDIVKITGVPEYQLTDVIDAFRERGVSFLSPHQGIFLSPDTIIDLTAERILNLWKRLSRWIDEELESAKLYKQLSTTALLYNDGKAGLWVNPELQLGLKWQKENKPTAEWAKRYDPYFERAINYLEYSRKEFEFAVKSQEDKQRKALTQSRYLAIMGIGLAIVATVAVLYLTYLQAETKQALKESDIKEQVAQTERKRAEEQSKEAVVQSKIAEQQQEIAEQQRLLTDEQKQIAFQQREIAVKKEKEAVQAKLSANQSENVAKQALAETQEQKRIVENEKLEVLKQKVKVDTLVLVANRQRVKADAATEKEKQLRLLAVARSIAIQSYQMPESKDDIAALLALQAYRFNDKDAKDSPDVFNALSKLAESKMVLRRHTDIVRSISINADHTKLASASEDGTVKIWSLANMSQKPESFPIPKGVNKDLRSVLFSADGKNVFAGSSDGRLFSWNDGIATAPPKVIRAQNAPINTLLHDGAKLISISSEGNIRSWKVNGNSLDSIQNVRTRHPLLCAAISPDGEVLMCGSTGGKILAFDLSDLKKNPVVYNGLEFGNQVSSLAFSPDGKRLITSNNYGSLYAWNLKNNAINGRGNSITGRHTSAVNSIIFSPNGKKMASCSYDGSIHIWNYKDILLQQQPVVIRDNDNWVMDLCFTADSNKLISCGADKSVRVWDINTDQLYAKVLSMVKRNFTTDEWNTYIGKDIDYQKTIRE, from the coding sequence ATGGTCGATATTACCACGCTGTCCAATCCTTTTCCCGGGCTAAGAAGCTATGAATATGAAGACCATGCTTTATTTTTTGGCAGGGATAGTCATATCAAAGAGCTGCGTCAAAAGCTCCTTGGTAGCGGTTTTCTCGCATTGATTGGTTCTTCGGGTAGTGGCAAATCCTCGCTGATTAAGGCGGGGCTGATTCCGTCTTTGGAAAAATCCATTGAGGAAAATGAAGCATGGACGGTAGTGGTGTTCAAGCCAGGAGCTCATCCTGTCCGCAACCTTGTTGGCGCTTTACACGCTCAGCTCAGAAAAATGGCTATTACCGATTTTTCGGAAGATTTTTCTGAAACAGAGCTTCCGCTCAATGCCGCCGAAGAAGTGATTTTAAAGCTTGTTTCCGCTTTGGGCGGAAACAAGCTTTTACTGGTTATCGATCAATTTGAAGAAGTATTCCGGTATGAAATGGCCGTTGGCGGAGACCGGGAAATAAGAGCGGAAGCCTCGGTTTTTATTGAAATAATTCTAACACTGATCAACCCGGATCATGCCCTTGCTTATGCTGCAATTACAATGCGTTCTGATTATCTGGACCATTGTACAGATTTTAAGGGATTAACCGAGGCAATAAATCTTGGTTACTATTTGCTTCCGAAAATGACGCGGAAGGAAGTGAAAGAGGTGATCGTTAAACCTATTGAAACATCCGGAGCGACAATTTCACCGGAACTGGTTGAAACATTACTTTCAGAAATTGACAACAATCCGGATTCGCTACCGATTCTGCAGCATGCGCTGCTAAGAACCTGGAATAAGTGGAATGCCACGCAGCCCGTTTCAGTTCCGATTTCCACCACTGAATATGAGGCAATTGGCACAATGAAAAATTCCATTACAGTGCATGCTGAGGAAATCTATAACCAAAAACTTGACGACAGAAGGAAAAACGCAGCAGAAAAATTATTCAAGACATTGATCGTGCTGGGTGCAAATGATGCGCCTACACTTCGTCCTACACCACTAAAAGATATTGTAAAAATTACGGGAGTTCCTGAGTATCAATTAACTGACGTTATCGATGCTTTTCGGGAAAGAGGCGTTTCTTTTTTATCCCCGCATCAGGGAATATTTCTGAGTCCGGACACAATTATTGACCTGACTGCTGAGAGAATTCTGAACTTATGGAAACGTTTGAGTCGCTGGATTGACGAGGAACTGGAATCGGCCAAGCTTTACAAACAATTAAGTACAACGGCACTTCTTTATAATGACGGAAAAGCAGGATTATGGGTCAATCCCGAATTGCAGCTTGGATTAAAATGGCAAAAAGAAAATAAACCAACGGCTGAGTGGGCAAAAAGATACGATCCGTACTTTGAAAGAGCGATTAACTATCTGGAATACAGCAGGAAAGAATTCGAATTTGCAGTTAAAAGCCAGGAAGATAAACAAAGAAAAGCGCTGACTCAAAGCCGTTATCTGGCCATTATGGGTATCGGTTTGGCCATTGTGGCAACTGTTGCTGTGCTTTATCTTACTTATTTACAGGCAGAAACGAAGCAAGCTTTAAAGGAATCCGACATAAAAGAACAGGTGGCTCAAACGGAGCGGAAACGTGCAGAAGAACAATCCAAAGAAGCTGTTGTTCAAAGTAAGATTGCAGAGCAGCAGCAGGAAATAGCTGAACAGCAGCGTCTTTTAACTGATGAACAAAAACAGATTGCATTTCAGCAAAGGGAAATAGCGGTCAAAAAAGAGAAGGAAGCTGTACAGGCAAAACTTTCCGCAAATCAGAGTGAGAATGTGGCAAAGCAGGCTTTGGCAGAAACCCAGGAGCAGAAAAGGATTGTAGAAAACGAAAAACTGGAAGTTTTAAAACAAAAGGTAAAGGTGGATACGCTTGTTTTGGTTGCAAACAGGCAGCGTGTAAAAGCAGATGCGGCGACAGAAAAAGAAAAGCAGCTGAGGCTTTTGGCAGTGGCCCGTTCCATTGCGATTCAGTCGTATCAAATGCCTGAAAGTAAGGATGATATAGCAGCTCTTTTGGCTTTGCAGGCTTACCGTTTTAATGATAAGGATGCGAAGGATTCACCTGATGTTTTTAATGCGCTTTCGAAACTGGCGGAGTCCAAAATGGTTTTGAGAAGACATACGGATATTGTCCGCTCAATTTCCATTAATGCCGATCATACCAAACTTGCATCAGCAAGTGAAGACGGTACGGTTAAAATCTGGTCGCTCGCGAATATGTCGCAAAAGCCTGAAAGTTTCCCGATACCCAAGGGGGTAAATAAGGATTTGAGGTCTGTATTATTTTCTGCGGACGGAAAAAATGTTTTTGCAGGAAGTAGTGACGGACGTCTGTTTAGCTGGAACGATGGTATTGCAACCGCTCCGCCAAAAGTTATTCGCGCCCAAAATGCACCTATCAATACTTTGCTGCACGACGGAGCGAAGCTTATTTCGATTAGCTCTGAGGGAAATATCCGTTCCTGGAAAGTGAATGGAAATTCACTGGATTCGATTCAAAATGTCCGTACCCGTCACCCATTATTATGCGCAGCCATCAGTCCGGATGGGGAGGTTCTGATGTGCGGTTCAACAGGAGGTAAAATCCTGGCTTTTGATCTGAGTGATTTGAAAAAAAATCCTGTTGTGTACAACGGTCTGGAATTTGGCAATCAGGTTTCCTCACTGGCTTTTAGTCCGGATGGAAAAAGACTTATTACCAGCAACAATTACGGTTCGCTCTATGCCTGGAATCTTAAAAACAATGCAATCAATGGTAGAGGAAATTCTATTACCGGGAGACATACTTCGGCTGTAAACAGTATCATTTTTTCACCAAACGGAAAAAAAATGGCCAGTTGCAGTTATGACGGCTCTATTCATATCTGGAACTACAAAGATATTCTGTTGCAGCAGCAGCCTGTGGTCATCAGAGATAATGATAACTGGGTAATGGATCTGTGTTTCACGGCTGATAGTAACAAATTGATTTCCTGCGGTGCAGACAAATCTGTGAGGGTTTGGGACATCAATACGGATCAGCTGTATGCCAAGGTGCTGTCTATGGTAAAGCGAAATTTTACTACCGACGAATGGAATACCTATATCGGAAAAGACATTGATTATCAGAAAACAATCAGGGAGTAA